In the Planctomycetaceae bacterium genome, GAACCAATAGCCAAATGGCCCGGAGGGTGCTTCGCACTATTGGTTCCTGACCCCTTTTCTGAGCACCGTTTTCTGAGCCTGAGCCCTGGCCCCATAACATTCTATCTATGGCGAGTGGATGCCTGTGAATAATTCTGTGATCTCTCCCGAAGCGGGAATGCAGTGTATCGCCTGCGGTCGAGTCAGAAGGGTAAATCATGACCATTTGGGTCGCCGCCTGAAATGTAAGTGCGGCAATATCGCTGTCGCTCAGCAGCAGGATCTGATTCCGCTCACGGCCAGAACCCTTCGATCAAAATCCCCAGGACAGCTTGTATCTCAAGTTGAAAGCGGACGATCCCCGCTTCCCGTCGATCAACTTGCCGTCATTGAGTCGCTTCGTGATTCGTTCCGCGAAATTACGACACAGTTATCGACTGTCATCGTGGGGCAGCAGGACGTCATTGAAGAAGTGCTGATTTCGATTTTCTGTCGCGGTCACGTGTTACTCACGGGCGTTCCGGTTCTGGCAAAGACGCTGTTGATTGACAGTATTTCCAAAGTTCTGGACCTGGACTTCCGTCGGATTCAGTTTACGCCCGATCTGATGCCGGCGGACATCACCGGGACAGAGGTTCTTCAGGAAGATCGCACGACCGGAACTCGCAACTTTCAGTTTGTCGAGGGCCCGATCTTCAGCAATATGGTTCTGGCCGATGAAATTAACCGAGCCCCGCCGAAGACTCAATCGGCGCTGCTGGAAGCCATGCAGGAACGGCATGTCACTGTTGCAGGTCAGACGATGGAGTTGCCGAAACCATTCTTCGTGATGGCCACTCAGAACCCGATTGAGCAGGAAGGAACGTATCCGTTGCCCGAAGCGCAGCTCGACCGTTTCCTGTTCAATTGTGTGGTCGACTACCCCGAAGCAGCGGACGAATTTCAAATTATCAAACAAGCAACTTCCGGCCACACGCCGACGCTGTCCAGGCTGCTCGATGCCGAACAAATCCAGACGCTGCAGGAAACGGTGAGAAATGTTCCGGCCGCCGATCATGTCATCACTTATGCCCGAGATCTCGTTCAGGCAACTCGGCCGGGTGGTGGCGTTGCGCCTGGGTTCATTAAAGAGATGGTCGGCTGGGGCGCTGGTCCTCGCGCGGGGATCGCGCTGATCATCGCGGCGAAAGCTCGTGCCGTTCTGCACGGTCGCCTGCATGCGACGACCTCCGATGTCGCATCTGTCGCGTTGCCGGTTCTGCGACATCGGATGGTGACCACGTTCCATGCGGAAGCCGCGGGAATAAAGCGCGATGACGTGATCCAAAAACTGATCGAAGTGATTCGCCCGCAAAAACCTCGAGCTTGAATGGACCGAGCCTGAGGCGTGCCGGACGCAGATGGCGTTGTTGTTGAACGAGGTAAAACGCAAACCCTTTCAACGAACGGAAAAAACGTAGTGGATCTCGCCAGAGATCCCTGTGGTTTGAGGGAAGTCTGGCGACTCCCACTACATTTGAACGGGACCGGAGATTTTTCCTGATGTTGACTCTTCAAATCCCTGATTACATGAAGTTGCTGCCGGCTGAAGCTCAGGCTCAACTTGCGCGGATGACGTTTCCTGCGCGGGGGCGTGTTGAGGGCTTCAAGTCGGGAAGTCATCGCAGTCCGTATCTCGGATCGTCGACAGAGTTTGCTGAGCATCGCGAATACAGCCCCGGCGATGATCCTCGCAATCTGGACTGGCGAGTGTTCGCCCGGCAGGACAGGTACTGTGTGAAGCAGTATGTCGAAGAAACGAACCTGCGTGCCACCATTCTGCTCGATTCTTCTGCCTCAATGCGATTTCAGGGGAATGCCGCCAGCGCTCTGGATGGATTCCAACTCTCGAAGTTCGACTATGCAAAACACATTGCTGCCATGCTGTCGTTTCTGTTTGTGCGACAAGGTGACGCTGTTGGGTTGATTCAGTTTGATTCCGAAGTCCGGTCTCATCTTCCAGCGCGAGGAAGTGCCAGCCACTTGCGAAGAATGCTGCAAGAGTTGGATGCGGCGATTCCGGAAAACTCTTCCGATGCGCCGTCGGCACTGCATGAGGCTGCGGAACGAATTCCTCGTCGCGGGATTGTGATTCTGTTGAGTGACCTGTTGTTGGATACGCAGAAGCTCATGCAGGCACTGCATCACCTGCGTTACCGAAAGCACGAAGTGGTGGTGTTTCAGATTCTGACCGAAGAGGAACTGACCTTCCCCTACAACGATGCCGTTCAGTTTCGAGATCTGGAAGGGGCTGTTGATGATATCGATCTGGATCCCGCGTCGATTCGGGCCGAGTACCTGCGTCAGTTCACAAGCTTCGTCAATGACCTCGAACAAAACTGCCGGCGAATCCCGGTCGACTATATTCGACTGAATACGAAGGACTCGTACGTCAGTGCCTTGAGCAACTATCTCGGACAACGAAATGGAGGTCGCCGATGACGCTCCTCAATGGTGCTGCGATGTTCGCCGCCATTGCGGTGATCGTGCCGATCCTTGTCCATCTGCAGAAGCGCCGCAAATCCAAAGTGGTCGACTGGCCCGCCATGCAGTTCCTGCAGCGAACAGTGACCAGCCGCCGTCGCGGATTGACGCTGGAAAATCTGCTGCTTTTACTGCTGCGTTGTCTGCTGGTATTGTTGTTCGTGCTTGCCATGGCACGACCGGCCATCGAATCGGGGCGGATGTTTTCGTGGATCTTGTTTTCACTGTTGGCTGGTTGCGGCCTGCTGTTGTTGACTGCGGCGGTCGTCGGCAGATGGCGACTTCGCAGCCGATGGATCGCAGTCTTCGCTGCTGTAATTCTGTTTGGAACTGCAGGTGCCATGCTTTCCACGAGCCCCGAGTCGCTCGTCGATTCCGGAGCGGATCGCGACGTTGCGATTGTGATTGACCGCTCTTTGACGATGACTCTGGGAGACGATGAATCATCCCACTTCGACAAATCGATTTCGCAGGCGCGATTGCTGATCGAATCACTGTCGGGGAATTCCACCGTCTCGATTGTGCTGGCTGGCCCAATCCCCGAAACAGTCGACGGTTCCCCCTTCCGCAATCTCCGGAGGGCCGAAGAAGTTCTCGACACGATTGAGCAAGTTGCTGGCGGGTCGGATTTGGAATCAGCCGTCCGAAAGGCCACGTCGCTGGTCAGGAAGGCTCCCAATACTCACAAGCAGGTTCTGCTGCTGACAGACGATCAGCTCTGCACGTGGGAATCGATCGATGAGATGCGACTGGCCCGTCATGCGTTCCTCACGAGCCAGGCCACAGACGAGTCTCGTTCAGATTCCGGAACGACCAGTGAAATTGACCGTGTTGACGTCGCGGAGAACGGAACAGACTCATCACCTGAGATCGCCTGCGGGGCCATCGTTTCGAGTTTGCCTGAAAAGAAGGAGAACATTTCCGTCGATCGTGTTCTCGTCGATGCGTCGCTTGTGACGGCCAGCCGGCCAGTTCCGATTGAAGTGGAAGTTCGCAACGGCGGTTCAACGACCGTTCGCGATCTGGTGGTGAAGCTGCTGGTTGATGGCAGAGAAGCCGCGACCGAGTCGCTCATTCAGATCGAGCCGGGCGTCCATTCGACCGTTCGATTTTTGCATGCGTTTCCGAAGGCGGGACAACACGTCGTTTCGGGAAGCGTCGAGATCACGGACCAGTTGCCTGCAGACAATCGGTTCGATTCTGTCGTGGACGTGATCCCGCACGTGTCGGTTCTGGTCGTCAATGGAAGCACCGATGCTGACCCCGCGCGCAATCAGCCACCTTCGCGCGACTCGCACTTGATCCGGCCGGTCTTCGCGAACCGAACATGGCTGACGATGGCGGCGATCCGGACACAAAGAATTCAAGCCGCGCGATCATCGCGACGGCAATCGAAGCGGCTCGTCTGAACGAAATGGAATCGCTGGATGACTTTCAACTGATCCTGCTGTGCGACGTTCCTCGCCTTCCCAACGACATGGCCGAGCGCATCGCAGGCTTCGTAGAAGACGGCGGCGGGTTGTGGGTCATTCCGGATGAACAGTCTGATGCGTCGTTCTACAACAACTGGCGTGTTCCACTGACGGACGAACCCATCATGCCAGCTCAGTTGGGGGAATGGAATCGCTGGATCGGCAAGGCCGACCATGACGGTGACGTTTCTCGGCTTGGCGTGGCTCTCGACGCCGCTGGCAGACCTTTTATCAGCGACCTGTTCGAACGCGGTGACCACGATCTTGCCGACATCTCTGTCGTTCAGTTCTGGAGTACGACTCCCGCCGATCAGGCCATTGTCGCAATGAAACTGACCAACGGCGAAGCACTCTTTGCGGAACAGGCCATTGGTGGCGGACGAGTGCTCCTGCAAAATCTCTCGTTCGCACGACGCGACAGCAACTTTCCGGCCAACCTGGCGTTTCCGGTTCTGATGCATCTGTGGACTTACCACCTGGCAGCGTCCCACGAAACGGCGACCAACTTTCAGCCGACTTCTGATCTCGTGACTCAGCTGCCCGCGCGAATCGATGCGGCAGACAGAATGACGACGCTGCAACTGATCGAACCTGGTGGAACGAATCGCGACGTTGCCGTTTCGTGGCAGCGGGAGACTGCGTTCGCCCGCATTGGTCAGGTGCTCGAACCCGGTGTTTACGGTTTGCAGAACCATCAATCCGCGGCATTGGTTTCCAGCTTTGCAATCCACCGCGACCGGGAAGAATCCGATCTTTCGGTAGCTTCGGCCGACCGGCTGCAGGAGATCAGTCGGGGACTGGGCATCGAGCTCATCGATGATGTGAGCCAGTTGACCGCGCCGCTCGCCACTGAGTCCGTTGGTACGGAGATCTGGGACTCTTTGCTGTTCACTGTGCTGTGGCTGCTGGCTGCAGAGTGTCTGGTGACGAAGTGGATTCGAAGTCGCCGGAGAGTGGCTCCGATCGATGCCTCTGTGTCGAGTGGCCCTTTCGACGGGAGTGCCCTCGTGGTCGATGACAAGTCAGAAAGAGGGTTGGAGATCGTAGCTGGAATCGCCAGAAGTCAGTCACATGCCAGTCGAACCCGAAGTCTGGCGACTCCGGCTACCACGCAAACTAACTGTCTCAGACCACTGGCTCCGCTAAGAAATCCAGAGCAGCTAACCACAAGTTTAACCCGTGGTCGAGAGTCCAGGCCGCAGCAAGTCGCAGACGAATCCGCGAACGTGTTCGAGGGGGCATCATGACAAACGAGCTCGAAATGTTTGCCATGGCGCCGCTGCTTTGGTGCGGTCTGGCGGTTGTCGGCTGGGTCGGCATGGCCTGTTTGCAACGATTCGTGCTGGCGGTCTCGATTCGTCGTCTCGCGTATGGACCACGATTCGGTCTTGCGTTCGCCGCCTGGTTCTTCGCGATCGACGCACTGAGCCAGGTGCTGGAAACGGCGACTCATCGACCTCAATGGCTGATTGCTCTTTCGGCTGCACTGGCCTCGGAAGTGGCGCTGTTCTGCTATCGGTTGGAAGGGTTGGTCGCGACGTCTTCGCGGCGAGTCAACGTGCTATCGGGGCTGCTTCCATTGCTTCGAATAGCCTTGATCGCGGTTGTGTCCGTGCTTCTTTTGGAGCCCGTCTTCACTCACGAAGACGAGCATGAGGAAGAACATGCCGTGGCTATCGTGCTGGATGCGTCCGATTCAATGAATCTCCCGGCACGGCTGGAGACGGATCCGAATCGATCTCGCAGCCAGGCCGCGCACCAGTTGCTCGTGGGGGATTCGACAGATTCGAACGGACTTCTGGAACGTTTGTCAATGGACTACGACGTCCGGCTGTACGAACTGGGAGCGTCAGCTCGGGAAGTCGATTCGGCGCAGTTCTTCGCTCGAGCGGACGATGGGCCATTGCTCGAATCAGGTTCATCCGTCTGGACGGCATCGACCGACTTCGCAGACGCATTGCGGCAGGTGCGAGGCGACATTTCCGCAGCAAAGCTTTCCGGAATTCTGATAATCAGTGACGGCAGAGACCATTCCAGCGCGGACCTGCAACAACTGTGTCAGTCGCTGGGTCAGGGCAGTATTCCGGTGAACTCGATTGTTATCGGAAGCCAGCAGCCGCCCAAAGACTCACAGATTGTCAGCGTTCAGGCCCCGTCGCAGATTTATCACGGCGACAGTGTTTCGTTGACGGCCTCCATCAAGGTGGATCAGTATCCGGGCGAGACTACGGCGGTCCGATTGTTTGATGGCGACGAACTGATTGAGGAACAGTCGATCGCGATCACGAGCGACAATCACCGCCAAACCGTTTCGTTCCGTCATCAGCCTCAGGAGCCGCGAATTCACGAGTACCGTGTGGAACTGGCCGAACTTCCGAACGAAGAATCCGCACAGAACAACCAATTGCTGAAACCGGTGTGGGTTTCGCAGGACCGGATCCGCGTACTGCTGATTGATGAGCGCCCTCGCTGGGAGTTCCGCTATCTGCGAAATCTGTTCGCGGGGCGTGATCAGACCGTCTTTCTGCAGGCCGTGTTGTTGCAAGCCGATCGTCTCGCCGGAGTCCCCGCGCCGCCCATCATGCGAGCTTCCGCTCAACGCGCCTTTGACGACAGTGAAGCCAACGCACTGCCGCTCGACGAAGCAGAATGGCTCAAATTCGACGTCATTATTCTCGGAGATGTCTCTCCGCAGAAACTTGGAAACAACGGCATCCAGGCGCTGGAACGTTTCGTCAAAGACCGCGGCGGCGTACTGGTGGTCATCGCCGGACCCAATCAGATGCCTCATGCTTATCGAGCCACACCTCTGGCCGATGTGCTGCCTGTGCTTCTGAATCGCCCTGCGATCTCCACAGCGCGCAGTCCCGATCCGAGCTTTCATTTCTCGCTGACTCAGGAAGGCCTTTCCGATGAAGTTCTACAAAGAGCAGCCGGAGCCAATGATACCTCTTTTCCGGAACTGACATGGAGGCATCCGGACGGTGAAGCGAAAGCCGGAGCGAGTGTTCTGGCGTACGCTTTGACCAATCGAGAACTCCCCAACGACGCGAAAACCGGTGTGGCCGATCAGCGGCGGCGAGCACTGATGCTGTGGCATCGGTTCGGAACCGGCAAAGTGCTGCAACTGAACTTCGACGAAACCTGGCGACTGCGTTATGGGATTGGTGATCAACGGCATCATGAATTCTGGGGGCAGATCATTCGCTGGGCCGTCACGGATCGGCTGTCGGCCGGGACTGATTTGGTGCGGATGGGAACGGATCGAACGCTGTACAAAAGCGGCGAGCCCATTTCGATTCAGGCACGGCTTCTCAAGGCAGATCGCAGCCCGATGATTGATGCTCGAGTGCAGGCAAAGGTCTTGATTGACGATGAAGTCGTTCGGACCGTGGACCTGACTGCCGATCCGCAGAATGTGGGAATGTTGCACGGTGAAATTCGCGATCTCACACAGTCGGGCAGGTACCGCGTGGAATTGTCTGGAGAAGTCGTCGACAAGCTGCTGGCACTCGAAGCAACGGGAACTCAAACGGTAGGACTGGAAATTGGCGTCGAAGCCAGTGCCGAGAATCTCGAACAACTCGACCTTGTCGCCGATGACACGGTCCCCAGGCAAATCGCGGACTGGACCGGGGGAACTGTGGCGGACCTGGCCAATGTCGACCTGAGCAATGTCGAGTCGGTGCTCTCGAACTTTGGGCCGAAATCGACGTTCGTGCGGGAACGCTGGACGGTGCCGCTCTGGAATCGGTGGCCGGTCATCGGTCTGTTTCTCAGCGGGCTAAGCGTGGAATGGCTGCTTCGCAAATGGATGGGACGAATTTAGATGGGTTCAGAAGCGGGGGCGGGAACCAATAACCAAATGGCCCGAAGGGTGCTTCGCACGATTGGTTCCTGACCCCTTTTCTGAACCGGTAAACAACTTCACAGAATCTGGTGATTCAGATGACAGCAACAATAAACGTCTCAAACAAAACCCAAGCCTCGCCACGCAAAGCGGCGGCGGTCGAGCAGATTCAGCGTGAACTCGATGAGATGGTGGGTTGCCTTCGGCGCGACATCTGGATGGGGGGAGCTCTTGTCGTCGGAACGGCGGCGATGATGTCACTGCTGACGCTGGTGATTGTTGACGCAGTCTTCCAGCCCGAATCACTCTGGTTGCGGTGCGCACTATGGCTGCCGATCATCGGGATTGTTGTCACAGTCATTCGACGGTTTCTCGTCGTGCCGCTCAGGCAGGAGTGCAACCGCCTTGCGATGGCGTGGACCCTGGAACAGACACGGCCAGCGATTGAAGAACGCCTGACAACGTCGCTGCAGTTGACCTCAACCCCGAATGCTCAGTCGAACGCGATCATCGAGGCCGTCGCACAACAGGCGCATGGTAGCCTTGCAGGATGCCGGGATCAGGAACTGCGGGGACAAGAGGTTCTCAACAGGAGTATCGTCGCAACAACCTGCTGTGCCGCCTTTCTCATGTCGATGTGGATCTGGGCTCCCTATCTAATCCCTTCCCTGAAGAACGTGCTGAATCCCTGGAGTGCGCGAGTGCTGCCGCACTTGAGTGCGACGATCGTCCCCGGCAACACGGTTGTCGGGGAGGGCAGCGACGTTCGAATTGCTGCGACAGCCAGTCACCTGACAGATGCGGTGCTGGAAGTCATCGAGCATGATGCCGTGATCGCGTCATATCCAATGGCAATCGAAGCCAATGAAAGCACCGCCGCATTTACTCTGGCGGCGTTAAAGGCGGACCTTCAATATCGCGTTCGTTCCGGCGGTTTGTTTTCCGACAGTTACCAGATCTTTGTTGATCCCAAACCGGTGATGGAAGGCATTCAACTGAGCCTGACGTTTCCGGAATACACACGACTACCTTCCCAGGTTATCAATGAGCTGACTGAACCGATCGAAACGATTCACGGCACGCGAATCCGCATCGACGTTGATTCCACACTGCCTTGTGCCGAATCTTCGCTGAGCCTCAACGCAACCTCGATCCCGTGCGAGCAAGCGGCTTTTGTCGACGAAGTAAAACGGTGGCGGCACAGCTGGGAGTTCAATGCAACGGGAGGTGATTTGCAGCGCGGCACGATCACGCTGGTCAGTGAAGCGGGTGTCCCGAGCGATCCGATTCTGTTTGAAATGCGAGTTCTGCCCGATCTGCCACCATCAATCATCATCGATCAACCAGGGCTATCCGAAATCGTGACGACGTCAGATCGCAGCATCGACATCGCCTATCGTGCCTTCGACGACTTCGACTGCGGCGCCCTGCAACTGATCTCGCAAAAGAACGGCGAACAGCTTTCGATCAAAGACGTTCCGCACGAACGGCTGCCGGAGTTCACAGGCGAACTGGCCATCGATCTGAATCAACTGGAAATCACCACCGGAGACCAACTGATCGTCTGGCTGTCGATCACTGACATTCGGCCCGATGAATATGGCGGACCACAGATTTCTGAATCTCGGAAGATTCATCTTCAGATTGTTGACGAAGCGGCTCCCATCGGTCAGCAGGCTGTGCGGAACGAAGCCCAGTCCGTGCTGGTCGATCTGACCGAAGCTCTGGATGGTCTCACCACAGCCAAACAAATGGCGGATAACCTTCAGAACGAACTCAGTGAAATCGCCGACGAAGCGGAGGCTCCCGAAGCTCCCGCTGATGCAGCGGAGAAAGCGAAACGACTTCAGGATCAGATCCGTGAAGCAGAGCAATCATTGCGGCGATTGACAGAGCAGAAAGAACTCGCGGAGCAACGCCTGTTCCAACCGGAGATCGAACGAATTCAGCAGGTCGCTGACAACGAGATCGTGGAAGCGAAGAAACAGACGGGGCTCGTCCCGCTATCCGACGATCTCGCTCAACAACAGGAAGCAGTCGCGGCAACGAAAGAATCGCTCAGTGATGCCATCGACAAACTCGCGGACGTTCGGGAAGACATTGATCAGCGACGTCAGCAAATGGAACTGGCCGCTCAGCTGGATGAACTCGCCCGGCAACAGGAACGGCTTGCACAGAAACAGAAACCGGATCCAGTGCAAGACGGGCAAGACAACGGCCCGGAAGTTCAGGACAAACAGCAGCAGGTGGCCGATCGGTTGCAGGAAGTCGTCGAACAGGATCTCGACGCCAGGAGTGAACAATTTGCTCAACGAGCAGAAGAGGCTGCCGAACTGACTCAGGCAGCGGCCGATCTGCAACAGCAGCAGGACGCATTAGCGAAACTCGATCAGGCTCGCAGCAAAGAGGAACTGGACGATCAGTTGCTGGACATGATTGCTCGGGAGCAGGAACAAATCGCGAACGAAACCCGAAAGCTGGAACAGCAGGCGAGCGACGTTCAGCCACCAGCCGCCGATGCCCGCGAACAGGCTCAGCCGGATCCCAACGAAGCAACTAAAGCCGCACAGAACGACAAGCCCAATGGACTCGCGGACGCCAGGGAGCAGATGGAAGCCGTCCCGGAGAAACTCCGACAGAAAAATCTGGAACAGGCAGAAGCCGCGGCACGGCAAGCGGGCGAACGTCTGCAGCAAAAAGCCCAGTCGAAGCCAGAGAATGCCGCTGCGCAGCCCAACGGTGCCAGGGACAGCAAAGCGGCGCCTCAGGAAGATGACCTGCAGCGACTTGCAAAGCAACAGAAGCGAGTCCGCGATGCTATCCAGGCGGTTCGCGAAGACCGTCCTGAAGAAGCGGCTGCGAAGTTGCAGGAACAGATCGCGGAACGAACGGAAGGGCTCCGAGACAAGGCCGACGAATTGCTGCAACTGCCAACCGACGATCCAGAAAACCAACAGGCCGTTCGCGAAGCCCGGGAAAAGCTGGAACAAGCTCAAAAGGAAACCAGGGCGGCGGAAAAACTGGCGAAGCTACAGCAGAAGAAGCAGGCCGGTGATCCGAAGCAAGCTGGTGATCCGAAGGAAGACGGTGATCCGAAGCAAGCTGGTGATCCGAAGGAAGACGGTGATCCGAAGGAAGCCGGTGATCCGAAGCAGGCCGGTGATCCGAAGGAAGACGGTGAGCCAAAGCAGGCCGGTGATCCGAAGGAAGCCGGTGATCCGAAGCAGGCCGGTGATCCGAAGGAAGACGGTGAGCCAAAGCAGGCCGGTGATCCGAAGGAAGCTGGTGATCCGAAGGAAGCTGGTGATCCGAAGGAAGCTGGTGATCCGAAGGAAGCCGGTGATCCAAAGCAAACCGGTGATCCGAAGCAGGCTGGTGATCCGAAGCAGGACGATGATCCGAAGGAAGCTGGTGATCCGAAACGAGCCGATGAGCCGAAACAAGACCGTGAGCCCAATCAGGACGATGAACCCAAGCAGCAAGGTGAGCAACAGCAGCAAGCTGCGAAGTCGTTGAAGGAAGCGACTCAGTCATTGGACATGGTCTGCCAATCCTGCAAGAAATGTTCGAGCTGCAACAAGCCGGTGATGCCAGGATCAAGTGCGTTTCCGAAGCCAGGAGATGCGAAGCCAGGAGACGCGAAGCCAGGAGATGCGAAGTCAGGTGATGCGAAGCCAGGTGATGCGAAGCCGGGTGATGCGAAACCGGGTGATGCGAAACCAGGCGATGCAAAACCAGGCGACGCAAAGCCGGGTGAAAAATCCGACGGGCCTGCCAGCGGATCAGCAAATCAGCAACAGTCCGTCAGTGAAAAGCTCGCTCAGGCCGCAGACAAGGCTCATCAGACGGCTCGTGCACCTTCACCCGAACGCACTCAGCAACTCGCTCAGGATCTCAACCAACTTGCCGATGAAGCCGCCCAGCAGGCAGGATACCCGAACCGGAAATCGAAGCCGCAAGGTGATCAGGCAAACTCATCAAAGTCATCGAACTCATCGAATCAGGCTGGAAACCCGCGTCCCGGCAGCCGGTCGTCAATGCCTGTTGGAGTTCAGGGCAACGCCGCAGCCGGTCAAAGCGAAGTCGCTCCGATTCAACTGCGTGGTCGTTCGACATCAAACTGGACACAGTCCCGTCGCAAGTTGAAAAGCAAGGTGCTCGACAACCACGACGGCAGGATTCCGGAGGAATTCCGTGGAGTCGTGAAAGACTACTTCGAGCAACTGTCTCGCCTGGAATCGTCTCCGGACAACGTGAACGACACAGCGGAGGAACAGAAATGATCACACAACCATTCTCCTGGATGTCCGTCATCGCCATCTTGCTGGTGTGCCAGATCGTCAGCGCTCAAGACGCCGATGCGCTCCGCGTTCGTTACCAGCCTCACCTGGACGCAGCCGTCGATCGAGGACTGGAATACCTTGCGGGAAAGCAGATTAGTCGTGACGCCGCCGCAGCGATGGGGCGTCCCGAGCTGGCTGGGTCCTTCGAGGAACCGGCCAGCGCGGGAAACACCGGAATCACTTCGCTGGCCGTGATGGCGTTTCTTGCCAGAGGGCATCTTCCCGGTCGTGGTCGCTATGGAGAATTGATCAACCGAGGAATTGATTATGTCCTCAGTCAGCAGCTCGAAAACGGTTTGCTGGTGAGCAACGATCGGCAGGGCCGCACGACCGGACTCATGTACGAACACAGCATTTCGACACTGCTGCTGGGCGAAGTTTCGGGAATGGTCGACCCCGTGCGTCAGCAAAAACTTGACGACGTTCTGTCCCGCGCTTTGCTGGTCCTGTTGCAGGCTCAAAAGGTTCCCAAGTCAGAAGCCGACACTGGTGGCTGGCGATATACGCCCGGCACCACCGATAGCGATTTGTCTCTGACAGGCTGGTCGATCATGGCCCTCCGGGCCGCAAAGCTGAACGGCGCCTCCATTCCCGACGAACATATTGAGATGGCGGTTTCGTATATTCTGAATTGCCAGACGGCCGGCGGTGGCTTCGCCTATATGCCTGCCGGCAACTCGGGCAGCACTTCGATGACCGGAGTGGCCGTACTGTGTCTGGAACTGTGTGGCGAACACGGCAACGACGACTTGCTTGTTGCTGGCGACTTCATCCTGAGTCGACCGCCACGAATGGCTGAGCCCGACGGACGGCCCGTGCGATTCCGGTACTATGCATGGTATTATTGCGGACAAGCTATGTTTCAACTGGGTGGAAAACACTGGACCGAATTTGCCCCCATCATGTACGACAACCTGCTGCAGGACCAAACGCTCGACGGAAACTGGGAGTATCCCGATCAAACGCTCGTCTATAACACCACGTATCCCACATCACTGGCAATTCTCACATTGACGGTTTCTGCTCGTCAACTGCCGATCTATCAGCGTGAAGAATAGTCGACCTTTTCAATCGACTGCCCATCATTCCCATCGCACTAGTGGTCTGGGACACTTAGTTTGCGTGGTAGCCGGAGTCGCCAGACTTCGGGTTCGACTGGTATTTGACTGAACTCTGGCGAGTCCAGCTACAATCCCCAACCCTTGCTTTAAGATGTCACAGACCACGAGATGTTTTGAAAGAGGTTCACTATGAAACTCGCACAGCTCTTCCTTCTCTTTGCAGCAGCATTCACACTGTGGAGCGGCCGCATCTGCTTCGCTGATGACAAGACTGATGGCGATAAGGCCACAGATGCGACCCAGCCACAACAGATTGATGAGTGGGTCGCGCAACTCGGTCACCAACGACTCACGGAACGAATCAAGGCCGAGAAGCAACTCATCGCTGCGGGGAAAGCAGCCATTCCGGCTCTCGCCAGGGCAGCCCTGGCGGGGAATCGCGATACGATCGAGAAGTCCATCGACGTGCTCGGCAAGCTGGCGCAATCCAAAGACGCGGAATCCAAAGAAGCCGCTCGGATTACGTTGCAGATGCTCAGCGAAA is a window encoding:
- a CDS encoding prenyltransferase/squalene oxidase repeat-containing protein, which codes for MITQPFSWMSVIAILLVCQIVSAQDADALRVRYQPHLDAAVDRGLEYLAGKQISRDAAAAMGRPELAGSFEEPASAGNTGITSLAVMAFLARGHLPGRGRYGELINRGIDYVLSQQLENGLLVSNDRQGRTTGLMYEHSISTLLLGEVSGMVDPVRQQKLDDVLSRALLVLLQAQKVPKSEADTGGWRYTPGTTDSDLSLTGWSIMALRAAKLNGASIPDEHIEMAVSYILNCQTAGGGFAYMPAGNSGSTSMTGVAVLCLELCGEHGNDDLLVAGDFILSRPPRMAEPDGRPVRFRYYAWYYCGQAMFQLGGKHWTEFAPIMYDNLLQDQTLDGNWEYPDQTLVYNTTYPTSLAILTLTVSARQLPIYQREE
- a CDS encoding DUF4175 family protein, translating into MTATINVSNKTQASPRKAAAVEQIQRELDEMVGCLRRDIWMGGALVVGTAAMMSLLTLVIVDAVFQPESLWLRCALWLPIIGIVVTVIRRFLVVPLRQECNRLAMAWTLEQTRPAIEERLTTSLQLTSTPNAQSNAIIEAVAQQAHGSLAGCRDQELRGQEVLNRSIVATTCCAAFLMSMWIWAPYLIPSLKNVLNPWSARVLPHLSATIVPGNTVVGEGSDVRIAATASHLTDAVLEVIEHDAVIASYPMAIEANESTAAFTLAALKADLQYRVRSGGLFSDSYQIFVDPKPVMEGIQLSLTFPEYTRLPSQVINELTEPIETIHGTRIRIDVDSTLPCAESSLSLNATSIPCEQAAFVDEVKRWRHSWEFNATGGDLQRGTITLVSEAGVPSDPILFEMRVLPDLPPSIIIDQPGLSEIVTTSDRSIDIAYRAFDDFDCGALQLISQKNGEQLSIKDVPHERLPEFTGELAIDLNQLEITTGDQLIVWLSITDIRPDEYGGPQISESRKIHLQIVDEAAPIGQQAVRNEAQSVLVDLTEALDGLTTAKQMADNLQNELSEIADEAEAPEAPADAAEKAKRLQDQIREAEQSLRRLTEQKELAEQRLFQPEIERIQQVADNEIVEAKKQTGLVPLSDDLAQQQEAVAATKESLSDAIDKLADVREDIDQRRQQMELAAQLDELARQQERLAQKQKPDPVQDGQDNGPEVQDKQQQVADRLQEVVEQDLDARSEQFAQRAEEAAELTQAAADLQQQQDALAKLDQARSKEELDDQLLDMIAREQEQIANETRKLEQQASDVQPPAADAREQAQPDPNEATKAAQNDKPNGLADAREQMEAVPEKLRQKNLEQAEAAARQAGERLQQKAQSKPENAAAQPNGARDSKAAPQEDDLQRLAKQQKRVRDAIQAVREDRPEEAAAKLQEQIAERTEGLRDKADELLQLPTDDPENQQAVREAREKLEQAQKETRAAEKLAKLQQKKQAGDPKQAGDPKEDGDPKQAGDPKEDGDPKEAGDPKQAGDPKEDGEPKQAGDPKEAGDPKQAGDPKEDGEPKQAGDPKEAGDPKEAGDPKEAGDPKEAGDPKQTGDPKQAGDPKQDDDPKEAGDPKRADEPKQDREPNQDDEPKQQGEQQQQAAKSLKEATQSLDMVCQSCKKCSSCNKPVMPGSSAFPKPGDAKPGDAKPGDAKSGDAKPGDAKPGDAKPGDAKPGDAKPGDAKPGEKSDGPASGSANQQQSVSEKLAQAADKAHQTARAPSPERTQQLAQDLNQLADEAAQQAGYPNRKSKPQGDQANSSKSSNSSNQAGNPRPGSRSSMPVGVQGNAAAGQSEVAPIQLRGRSTSNWTQSRRKLKSKVLDNHDGRIPEEFRGVVKDYFEQLSRLESSPDNVNDTAEEQK